The proteins below are encoded in one region of Effusibacillus dendaii:
- the manA gene encoding mannose-6-phosphate isomerase, class I — translation MQAYPLLFTPSYHERIWGGTRLKDFFGYPIPSHNTGEAWVISDHPNGRSTIANGVYQGKTIQDLLLKHPDWFSMHRMQRFPILVKLLDAQDDLSVQVHPDDDFAAIHENGEMGKSECWYIVHAEPGAEIVYGHTAESQEELVSKIKSGRWKDLLVRVPVRTGDFFYIPNGTIHALGKGIVVLETQQNSDTTYRAYDYDRIDASGRKRELHIDKVLQVTKVPFATPLITARVKEYGALKATNYLQGPYFTVEKWTVRGTHSGKTRESFILVSVLSGSGRLVWTDGEIPLQKGDHLLLPRTLGRYQLCGEWEAIASWLPEQKIAA, via the coding sequence ATGCAAGCGTATCCGTTGCTTTTTACTCCTTCCTATCACGAACGAATTTGGGGAGGTACACGACTGAAAGACTTTTTTGGGTATCCGATTCCCAGTCACAATACGGGTGAAGCCTGGGTGATATCGGATCATCCGAACGGCCGAAGTACAATTGCAAACGGCGTTTACCAGGGAAAAACGATTCAGGATTTGTTGCTGAAACATCCGGACTGGTTTTCTATGCACAGAATGCAGCGCTTCCCGATTCTGGTGAAGCTTTTGGATGCGCAAGACGATTTGTCGGTACAGGTGCATCCGGATGATGACTTTGCAGCGATTCATGAGAACGGCGAGATGGGGAAGAGCGAATGCTGGTACATCGTGCATGCCGAACCGGGTGCTGAAATCGTCTATGGCCATACAGCAGAATCCCAGGAAGAATTGGTCAGCAAGATCAAGAGCGGCAGGTGGAAGGATTTATTAGTGAGGGTCCCGGTCCGTACAGGCGATTTTTTCTACATTCCAAATGGCACTATTCATGCGCTTGGTAAGGGCATCGTGGTTCTGGAGACACAACAAAATTCTGATACAACGTATCGGGCCTACGATTACGATCGAATCGATGCATCAGGCCGCAAAAGGGAGTTGCACATCGACAAAGTCCTGCAAGTCACCAAAGTGCCGTTTGCAACACCCTTAATCACCGCTCGAGTGAAAGAGTATGGCGCATTAAAGGCAACCAACTACTTGCAGGGACCCTATTTTACGGTGGAAAAATGGACCGTGCGAGGGACTCACTCAGGAAAAACAAGGGAGAGTTTTATCCTGGTATCCGTTCTCTCCGGATCCGGACGCCTCGTCTGGACGGACGGGGAAATTCCGCTGCAAAAAGGCGATCATCTGCTGCTGCCGAGAACACTTGGCCGGTACCAGTTATGTGGGGAGTGGGAGGCGATAGCCTCCTGGCTGCCTGAACAAAAAATAGCAGCCTAA
- a CDS encoding arginase family protein, which produces MALLHKDVTFLNFDRTYTAQPQLLEFPYEWIDLQDVSHTNLYCDADALSRIHHRLKNRSNHGITFIGSGNYHYVSYLLLSEIQEPFSLLLFDHHTDMLSDLSSSVISCGSWATRAITSLPLLQKVIVIGARPDLLSLLPKHWSPKVTVFPESSFMESTDFSNCVVSAIETHAVYISIDKDVLDPAYAETNWDHGSLKLPVLLDLLRLVISRKRIYGVDICGEYPITPIELFHPGCLKVLAKNEQANKQILRLIKNHNRPSASTG; this is translated from the coding sequence TTGGCATTGCTGCACAAGGATGTAACGTTTCTGAACTTTGACAGAACTTATACCGCACAACCACAACTTCTTGAATTTCCGTATGAATGGATTGACCTGCAAGATGTTTCCCATACCAATCTATATTGTGACGCAGATGCTCTTTCGAGAATCCATCACCGCTTAAAAAACCGGTCCAACCACGGAATTACCTTTATTGGAAGCGGAAATTATCATTATGTTTCGTATCTGCTGCTTTCCGAGATCCAAGAACCCTTTTCATTGCTTTTGTTTGACCATCACACTGACATGCTGAGTGATTTATCCTCCTCTGTGATCTCTTGTGGTTCCTGGGCAACCAGAGCGATCACCAGCCTGCCTCTTTTACAAAAAGTCATTGTCATTGGGGCTCGCCCGGATTTGCTTTCCCTGCTGCCCAAACATTGGTCACCCAAAGTTACGGTATTCCCGGAGTCGTCTTTTATGGAATCGACTGATTTCAGCAACTGTGTTGTGTCCGCGATTGAAACGCATGCCGTGTATATAAGTATTGATAAAGATGTACTGGATCCCGCCTATGCGGAAACAAACTGGGATCATGGAAGCCTCAAGCTTCCGGTGCTTTTGGATCTGCTGCGGCTTGTCATCTCGCGAAAAAGAATTTATGGTGTGGACATTTGCGGAGAATATCCCATCACGCCCATCGAACTCTTTCATCCGGGCTGTTTAAAGGTGTTGGCAAAAAATGAACAGGCCAACAAGCAAATATTGCGGCTGATTAAAAATCACAACCGTCCTTCAGCAAGTACGGGTTAA
- a CDS encoding L,D-transpeptidase family protein produces MKWKKRIIAGCLFCFISLTVPQKDVLSQSAVPTGEISLQIDPLRNQLTVLIDGVVYKKYPIALGKPETPSPVGEWKVVNKYKNWGSGFGTRWIGLNVPWGIYGIHGTNNPHSIGHDASHGCVRMFNRHVEELYEWVRIGTPVSFIGHPLRESSLDPRRLAAGHSGSDVQLVQSRLRSAGFYKGKCNGKFGRSTEQAMKEFEKANGLPIDGVVSLHDFRALGLLE; encoded by the coding sequence ATGAAATGGAAGAAACGAATTATTGCCGGATGTCTATTCTGTTTTATTAGTTTAACGGTTCCTCAGAAAGATGTTTTGAGTCAATCCGCTGTACCTACAGGCGAAATTTCTCTGCAAATTGATCCGTTGCGCAATCAATTGACCGTTCTGATCGACGGAGTTGTATACAAAAAATATCCGATTGCGCTAGGGAAGCCTGAAACTCCCTCGCCGGTGGGAGAGTGGAAGGTCGTTAACAAATACAAGAACTGGGGATCAGGTTTTGGAACTCGTTGGATTGGTCTGAATGTGCCTTGGGGGATTTATGGAATCCATGGCACAAATAACCCCCATTCAATCGGACATGATGCCAGCCATGGATGTGTCCGCATGTTCAACCGTCATGTTGAAGAACTGTACGAATGGGTTAGAATTGGTACGCCGGTTTCTTTTATTGGCCATCCCCTGAGGGAGTCTTCATTAGATCCTCGTCGACTGGCGGCCGGCCACAGCGGTTCTGATGTTCAGTTGGTTCAGAGTCGATTGCGAAGCGCAGGATTCTATAAAGGGAAATGTAACGGAAAGTTTGGACGTTCAACAGAACAAGCGATGAAGGAATTCGAAAAAGCTAACGGTCTGCCTATCGATGGTGTTGTCAGTCTGCATGACTTTCGTGCGTTGGGCTTGCTTGAATAA
- a CDS encoding MFS transporter has translation MNSRVMQIGALIIVWLAFLFSFVDRLSWPPIIPIASKELGMTAAQAGSYMTAFYVGYVITQLPGGLLTDRFGYRKVLLGSFFIMGIFTALMGMIQSFEQGLVLRILAGLGSGAVFSACVRAIFDWFPAKGRGTAMGFFMTASSLGVSVVNLFVPTVTKSYGWQTAFLVAGFLPILGLVLGYFFLKERTSAAEQRQNAQSSVGFWKDVAGMFKNRNLMMAGMSGFCAMWATWGTATWANTYMNKGLHMSLVQAGFIMSIYGMAALLCKPIIGILSDILKVQRRVLLFVVLICFGPVLLWFGSTTSISLLYLIAPILGIAAFVYSPIMNNYIGELVDQRLVGTATGFVNTIWQLGSLISPLAVGAVIDATHNYFYAFVTLAIGPVLAAFIILLVKEKATPQQNVPSGYEA, from the coding sequence ATGAATTCGCGCGTAATGCAGATTGGAGCACTTATCATTGTTTGGTTGGCGTTCTTGTTTTCATTCGTTGACCGTTTGTCTTGGCCTCCTATTATACCAATCGCTTCCAAAGAACTTGGAATGACCGCCGCACAGGCCGGCAGCTATATGACTGCTTTTTATGTTGGATATGTAATTACTCAATTGCCGGGCGGCTTATTAACAGACCGTTTTGGTTACAGGAAGGTCTTATTGGGATCCTTTTTCATCATGGGGATTTTCACGGCTCTTATGGGAATGATTCAAAGCTTTGAACAGGGATTGGTTTTACGCATCCTCGCCGGATTGGGCTCTGGTGCAGTGTTCTCCGCATGTGTCCGTGCGATATTCGATTGGTTTCCGGCAAAAGGCCGCGGCACTGCCATGGGATTTTTCATGACTGCGTCCTCACTTGGAGTATCTGTGGTAAATCTGTTTGTTCCAACAGTAACAAAATCATATGGCTGGCAAACTGCTTTTTTGGTAGCAGGTTTTCTACCGATCTTGGGACTTGTACTGGGCTACTTTTTCCTGAAAGAAAGAACTTCCGCAGCCGAACAACGGCAGAATGCCCAATCTTCGGTTGGTTTCTGGAAAGATGTAGCGGGCATGTTCAAAAACCGTAACCTCATGATGGCAGGTATGTCCGGTTTTTGTGCGATGTGGGCAACCTGGGGGACAGCAACATGGGCAAATACCTATATGAATAAAGGACTGCACATGTCCCTTGTACAAGCAGGTTTTATAATGTCTATATATGGGATGGCGGCACTTTTATGTAAGCCTATTATAGGAATACTTTCCGATATTCTTAAAGTACAGCGCAGAGTGCTGTTGTTTGTTGTTCTCATCTGTTTTGGGCCTGTTTTGCTATGGTTTGGATCAACAACAAGCATCAGTCTATTGTATTTAATTGCTCCGATTCTCGGGATCGCCGCTTTTGTGTATAGCCCGATCATGAATAACTATATTGGCGAGTTGGTGGATCAACGGCTTGTCGGTACCGCAACAGGATTTGTCAATACAATCTGGCAACTGGGTTCTCTAATTTCTCCGCTTGCTGTAGGTGCTGTTATTGACGCAACCCATAACTATTTTTATGCTTTTGTCACGCTCGCGATCGGACCCGTGTTGGCAGCTTTCATTATTTTATTGGTAAAAGAGAAAGCAACACCCCAACAGAATGTTCCATCTGGCTATGAAGCCTAA
- a CDS encoding glycosyl transferase gives MYRSPVSFRHLQRMTDDTGLLEHCLGKIPRRAEGYTTDDNARALWACVEWWSLLESEGAKKELQDKLLELIERYLSFLLWVQRDDGTFHNNIRFDRTPEPEQPSDDCLGRTIWSCAVAYAKLTDPDLQIAVQEMLRKAIPATKQMMFPRGWAYALAACSLLLQHAQKSPSHAQDRFSQWVVFDLPERVGMLEEQLVDLYRQQAGEGWHWFEPAITYGNGVLPWGLFYAYSVTHRQDTLDIAKESLDFLIEKMTGNQGRISPIGNQGWCTREQRSNWDQQPLDVMKLALASAQAYITLKQSEYWEIVKKCHAWFYGDNDLSIPLAETADGSCCDGLRENGANRNRGAESTLSYLLTEAIWQTIEWEDDVHDCRNRQQNQDSFTCVQRI, from the coding sequence TTGTATCGATCACCGGTTAGTTTTCGCCACCTGCAGCGGATGACCGATGATACCGGGCTGCTGGAACATTGTCTGGGAAAAATCCCCCGCCGTGCAGAGGGGTATACCACAGACGACAATGCACGGGCTCTTTGGGCGTGTGTCGAATGGTGGTCGTTACTGGAATCGGAAGGCGCAAAAAAAGAATTACAGGACAAGCTGCTGGAGCTGATCGAACGCTATCTTTCGTTCCTGCTGTGGGTTCAGCGTGATGATGGAACATTTCACAACAATATCAGGTTTGACCGAACTCCGGAGCCAGAGCAGCCTTCCGATGACTGTCTGGGCCGAACGATTTGGTCCTGTGCGGTGGCATATGCCAAATTAACGGATCCTGATCTGCAAATTGCGGTACAGGAGATGTTGCGGAAAGCTATCCCGGCAACTAAACAGATGATGTTTCCTCGGGGATGGGCATATGCACTCGCCGCCTGCAGCTTGCTTTTGCAACATGCACAAAAGTCTCCTTCCCACGCCCAGGACCGGTTTTCCCAATGGGTCGTTTTCGATTTACCGGAACGCGTTGGCATGCTGGAAGAACAGTTGGTGGATCTTTATCGACAACAAGCGGGAGAAGGTTGGCACTGGTTCGAACCGGCCATAACCTACGGAAACGGCGTGCTGCCTTGGGGTTTGTTTTACGCATATTCGGTTACACACCGGCAGGATACACTCGACATAGCAAAAGAAAGCCTCGATTTTCTGATCGAAAAGATGACCGGCAACCAAGGGAGAATCAGCCCCATTGGCAATCAGGGGTGGTGTACTCGGGAACAGAGAAGCAATTGGGACCAACAGCCGCTTGATGTGATGAAATTGGCTCTTGCCTCGGCGCAGGCATACATTACACTTAAGCAATCTGAATATTGGGAAATCGTGAAAAAATGCCATGCATGGTTTTACGGAGACAACGATTTAAGCATTCCGTTGGCAGAAACCGCGGACGGAAGTTGCTGTGACGGATTAAGAGAAAATGGGGCAAATCGAAATCGAGGTGCGGAGTCGACCCTGTCCTATTTACTGACGGAAGCGATTTGGCAAACGATCGAATGGGAGGATGATGTTCATGACTGTAGAAACCGACAGCAAAATCAGGATTCCTTCACATGTGTTCAGAGAATATGA
- a CDS encoding glycoside hydrolase family protein, whose protein sequence is MHEKPLISISMGPFEKYVRNPILGPQGDAWEAKDLFNPTAIVENGKVYLGQTARLCLATSKDLLLWEKHGALFPGWNQEPNYEWSKSGAIVPQRINGQAEARI, encoded by the coding sequence GTGCATGAAAAACCCCTCATTTCAATTTCCATGGGCCCGTTTGAAAAATATGTACGAAATCCGATTTTGGGCCCACAAGGGGATGCCTGGGAAGCGAAGGATCTGTTCAATCCCACTGCCATCGTGGAAAACGGAAAAGTGTATCTCGGACAAACCGCACGCTTATGTTTGGCTACCTCAAAAGATCTTTTGTTGTGGGAAAAACACGGGGCGCTTTTCCCAGGGTGGAATCAGGAACCCAATTACGAGTGGTCAAAATCGGGCGCGATTGTGCCGCAAAGAATTAATGGTCAAGCAGAAGCACGGATCTGA
- a CDS encoding YebC/PmpR family DNA-binding transcriptional regulator encodes MGRKWNNIKEKKASKDVNTARIYGKFGIEIYAAAKQGEPDPEANQALKVVLERAKTYNVPKAIIDRAIEKAKGGSEENYDELRYEGFGPNGSMVIVDALTNNVNRTAQAVRAAFRKNGGNMGVTGSVAYMFDETAVIGFEGKTADEALEILMEADVDVRDILEEENAVIVYAEPDQFHSVQEALKNAGITEFTVAELTMLAQNDITLPEDAQAQFEKLIAALEELEDVQQVYHNVDLGE; translated from the coding sequence TTGGGTCGCAAGTGGAACAATATTAAAGAAAAAAAAGCGTCAAAAGATGTCAATACAGCTCGGATATATGGAAAGTTTGGAATTGAGATTTATGCGGCAGCAAAACAAGGTGAACCGGATCCGGAAGCAAATCAGGCTTTAAAAGTCGTACTGGAGCGCGCAAAAACGTACAATGTACCGAAAGCGATTATTGACCGTGCGATTGAGAAAGCGAAAGGCGGTTCAGAAGAAAACTACGACGAACTTCGTTATGAAGGCTTCGGACCAAATGGATCGATGGTAATCGTAGATGCGCTTACAAATAACGTGAATCGTACCGCACAAGCGGTGCGTGCTGCATTTCGTAAAAACGGCGGAAACATGGGAGTTACAGGATCTGTAGCCTATATGTTTGATGAAACGGCTGTCATCGGTTTTGAAGGTAAAACAGCAGATGAAGCGCTTGAAATATTAATGGAAGCAGATGTAGACGTGCGCGATATTTTAGAAGAAGAGAATGCGGTGATCGTTTACGCCGAACCTGACCAGTTCCATTCGGTACAGGAAGCATTGAAGAATGCAGGTATAACCGAGTTTACAGTTGCAGAACTAACAATGCTTGCGCAAAATGACATAACACTTCCAGAGGACGCACAAGCACAGTTTGAAAAACTGATTGCCGCATTAGAAGAGTTGGAAGATGTTCAACAAGTGTACCACAATGTAGATTTAGGTGAATAA
- a CDS encoding FAD-dependent oxidoreductase yields the protein MKRKYSYDVAVVGGGAAGVGAAVGAAQTGARTVLVEKNPYFGGIATHGSVLTYCGFFTQADPTEQIVGGVGQQVLTHLSKLGMYDGPRRTARTGTVIVLLDPEVTKIALDRCVTEAKVEPLLHAQVIGAEVTNGKIEAIECVDHSGRFTIEASAFVDASGEANLTALSGGDFVFGDDKGHLQSATLMIRIGGVPPEANAHPITIQEAVVKAKKAGIPNLTKELGTIVRMPGSHDVLAILADEEVNGLESTSLTSAEISARKQAWAYLESFRRFLPGFENSYLVQTGPQIGIRETRHIRGEYTLSGDDVLQAKRQEDSVARGGWPVELHPVPGEPNEWHSIKDNSYYDIPLRSLKVQGVRNLWAAGRIISCDPIAFASVRVMGTAFATGHAAGVAASVELNNGEVSVKAVQSELRRQDAII from the coding sequence ATGAAAAGAAAGTATTCTTACGATGTAGCAGTTGTAGGGGGTGGCGCTGCCGGAGTGGGTGCTGCCGTTGGAGCTGCCCAAACAGGGGCACGAACCGTTTTAGTAGAAAAAAATCCGTACTTTGGGGGTATTGCTACACATGGTTCTGTCCTGACATATTGCGGATTCTTTACACAAGCGGACCCAACTGAGCAAATTGTTGGCGGTGTTGGACAGCAGGTGTTAACTCACTTATCGAAACTCGGCATGTACGATGGACCACGAAGAACTGCCCGGACAGGCACCGTAATTGTGCTGCTGGACCCTGAAGTGACAAAAATAGCTCTTGATCGGTGTGTAACAGAAGCAAAAGTAGAACCTTTATTGCACGCGCAAGTGATTGGTGCGGAAGTAACGAACGGCAAGATTGAAGCAATTGAATGCGTTGATCACAGTGGAAGATTCACCATAGAGGCATCCGCGTTTGTAGATGCAAGCGGTGAAGCCAATCTTACGGCTTTGTCCGGCGGAGATTTCGTATTTGGCGATGACAAGGGACATCTTCAGTCCGCTACTTTGATGATCCGAATCGGCGGTGTTCCGCCGGAGGCCAATGCACACCCGATAACGATTCAAGAGGCGGTTGTAAAGGCAAAAAAAGCCGGAATACCTAATCTTACTAAAGAGTTAGGGACGATCGTCCGAATGCCAGGATCACACGATGTATTGGCGATTCTTGCTGATGAGGAAGTTAATGGTTTAGAATCAACCAGTTTGACCTCTGCCGAGATATCAGCACGGAAACAAGCCTGGGCTTATCTGGAGTCGTTTCGCCGTTTCTTACCCGGTTTCGAAAATTCATATTTAGTGCAGACGGGCCCGCAGATTGGAATCCGTGAAACAAGGCATATCCGGGGGGAATATACACTGAGCGGCGATGATGTCTTGCAAGCCAAGCGGCAGGAAGACAGTGTTGCACGTGGCGGTTGGCCGGTCGAGTTACATCCGGTACCGGGAGAGCCGAATGAGTGGCATTCTATTAAAGACAATTCTTATTATGATATTCCGTTGCGCTCTCTTAAAGTCCAAGGAGTTCGTAATCTCTGGGCAGCCGGAAGAATAATTTCATGCGATCCGATAGCTTTTGCTTCCGTTCGAGTGATGGGAACAGCCTTTGCGACTGGCCATGCAGCGGGTGTTGCCGCATCTGTTGAATTGAATAACGGAGAAGTAAGCGTAAAAGCTGTTCAATCCGAATTGCGTCGGCAAGACGCCATCATTTGA
- a CDS encoding LysR family transcriptional regulator, with protein MELHQLQYVLSVEKFKSFSQAADEINMSQSTLSQQIKKLEDELGTKIFERTTRSVLLTPAGLEFIVYAKRILGEVERARLAMLEYNSLKRGSIVIGTIPIIGYLGLTSLIASFQKMYPGIQIQFREAGSDVLIKLLLSSEIDVAVLTYPHSQNYESAIDFYPLFDDEVVLITNVSHPLAKRKQIDLAEASKENFIFIKSSYGMRQICLQACREAGFEPNITYESSHVETICGLVEDGLGVALLTSRVVEYVSRPYLARIRLKKSNKRTTAIAIHRDPHPSITVVAFRDFTLKWIREKFERESNKKK; from the coding sequence ATGGAACTCCATCAATTGCAGTATGTATTGTCAGTTGAAAAATTTAAAAGTTTTAGCCAAGCAGCCGATGAGATCAATATGTCCCAATCCACACTCTCTCAACAAATAAAAAAATTGGAAGATGAACTGGGAACCAAAATATTCGAACGCACCACACGATCGGTTCTGCTCACTCCGGCTGGATTGGAGTTTATTGTTTATGCAAAGAGAATTTTGGGGGAGGTCGAACGGGCCCGTCTGGCAATGTTGGAATATAACTCTTTAAAGCGCGGAAGTATCGTAATAGGTACAATCCCTATTATCGGCTATTTGGGACTAACGTCTTTAATTGCTTCTTTCCAGAAAATGTACCCAGGAATTCAAATACAGTTTCGTGAAGCCGGCAGTGATGTTTTAATAAAACTGTTGCTATCTTCAGAAATTGATGTTGCCGTATTGACTTACCCACACAGTCAGAATTACGAGAGCGCAATCGATTTTTACCCGTTATTCGACGACGAAGTTGTTTTGATTACAAATGTTTCTCATCCTCTTGCCAAAAGGAAACAAATCGATCTTGCGGAGGCTTCAAAAGAAAATTTCATATTCATCAAATCCAGTTACGGAATGAGGCAAATTTGTCTACAAGCATGCCGGGAAGCGGGATTTGAACCCAATATTACCTACGAAAGCAGTCACGTAGAAACGATCTGCGGTTTAGTGGAAGACGGTCTCGGAGTTGCTCTATTAACATCTCGGGTTGTGGAGTATGTTTCGAGACCCTACTTAGCACGTATAAGGCTTAAAAAGAGCAATAAAAGAACAACCGCAATTGCTATACACAGAGATCCGCATCCATCGATAACTGTAGTTGCTTTCCGCGATTTCACACTAAAGTGGATAAGAGAAAAATTTGAGAGGGAATCTAATAAAAAGAAATAG
- a CDS encoding phosphomannomutase/phosphoglucomutase, which translates to MTVETDSKIRIPSHVFREYDIRGKAREELDANFAYLLGKAFGEKLKAEGFHKAVVARDNRESSPELRRSLIAGLNEALCRVVDVGEVTTPMFYYSLEYLNIPCGIMITASHNPGDENGFKIAMHKTTIFGEEIQQLKDVIHRILELEGVPDTISSHANLLEQVDIETPYLNMLRQKIVLGPRKLKVVADCGNGTPSPFVPKALAAWGCEVIPLYCESDPSFPNHHPDPVDPKNLHDLIAKVKETKADAGIAFDGDGDRLGVVDEQGRILWGDQLMILFWREILPKYPGCESPVEVKCSKALVEEIEKLGGKPFFHRTGHSHIKATLKKLNTPFTGEMSGHLFFNDEYFGYDDALYAAGRLLRILSNTDLPLSGLFADVPQYPSTPETRVYCEESKKKSVLQKVRQHFADRFELIDVDGVRVLSPEGWGLVRASNTQPVLVLRAEADSESGLKRIQDRIEQALKLADPALSVKW; encoded by the coding sequence ATGACTGTAGAAACCGACAGCAAAATCAGGATTCCTTCACATGTGTTCAGAGAATATGACATCAGGGGCAAGGCTCGCGAAGAGCTCGACGCAAATTTCGCGTATCTGCTTGGCAAAGCTTTCGGAGAGAAGCTGAAGGCGGAAGGTTTTCACAAGGCAGTAGTTGCAAGAGACAACCGCGAGTCCTCTCCGGAGCTGCGCCGTTCTTTGATCGCAGGGTTGAATGAAGCCCTTTGCCGGGTTGTGGATGTTGGGGAAGTAACCACGCCTATGTTTTATTACAGTTTGGAATACCTCAATATTCCATGCGGGATTATGATTACGGCCAGCCATAATCCGGGAGACGAGAACGGGTTTAAAATCGCAATGCACAAAACCACAATTTTTGGCGAAGAGATTCAGCAATTAAAAGACGTCATACATAGAATCCTTGAATTGGAAGGTGTGCCGGATACGATCTCCAGCCATGCCAACTTACTGGAACAAGTAGATATTGAAACCCCTTATCTGAACATGCTGCGGCAAAAAATCGTATTGGGTCCGAGAAAACTGAAAGTGGTGGCCGATTGCGGAAACGGTACGCCGTCGCCGTTTGTCCCCAAAGCGCTGGCGGCTTGGGGATGTGAAGTGATACCGCTATATTGCGAATCAGACCCCAGCTTTCCCAATCATCATCCGGACCCGGTCGATCCGAAAAACCTGCACGATCTGATCGCGAAGGTGAAAGAGACAAAGGCAGACGCAGGCATTGCGTTTGATGGAGACGGGGACAGGTTGGGGGTTGTCGACGAACAAGGCCGCATTTTGTGGGGAGATCAGTTAATGATCTTGTTCTGGCGGGAAATCCTGCCGAAATATCCGGGCTGTGAGTCGCCCGTCGAGGTGAAATGTTCGAAAGCGTTGGTCGAGGAAATTGAAAAACTGGGTGGCAAACCATTCTTCCATAGAACGGGCCACTCTCATATCAAGGCGACGCTAAAGAAACTGAATACTCCATTTACGGGAGAAATGTCAGGTCATTTATTTTTCAATGACGAATATTTTGGCTATGATGACGCTTTGTATGCGGCAGGCAGGCTGCTTCGGATCCTGTCGAACACGGATCTGCCGTTGTCAGGCCTGTTCGCCGACGTGCCCCAGTATCCCTCCACTCCGGAAACCAGAGTGTATTGTGAAGAATCCAAGAAAAAATCGGTATTGCAAAAAGTCAGGCAGCATTTTGCCGATCGCTTTGAACTGATTGACGTGGATGGAGTGAGAGTCCTTTCGCCAGAAGGGTGGGGATTGGTTCGCGCTTCCAACACGCAGCCCGTTCTGGTGTTGCGGGCGGAGGCCGACTCGGAAAGCGGTTTAAAACGGATTCAGGATCGCATCGAACAGGCTTTGAAATTGGCCGATCCTGCACTGTCGGTGAAGTGGTGA
- a CDS encoding ROK family protein, translating into MTSRGEMESNRSYAVGVDVGGTKIAIGIVNDSGSVKEQMILQTNKEKDPNKMIGYMAQSIQKLLDTARVSVEQLAGIGIGAPGPLDVKTGVISCPPNLPSWVDVPVVEAFKRKFSVPIVLDNDANAAALAEKRYGEAQENESFVYLTISTGIGAGLYLDGKLVSGSRGNASDIGHTVIDPSYGTCTCGPKGCFEWIASGTAIARRASELRGPPPYNQTSLCFVQCRRCQDCAICGTSVYIYRSWMCHTHQSVWSGEIVIGGGVSEVGDPLFLPYRIMPTAFGRKFVCS; encoded by the coding sequence ATGACTAGTCGGGGAGAGATGGAAAGTAACAGGAGCTATGCCGTTGGAGTTGATGTCGGCGGCACCAAAATTGCGATTGGGATAGTCAATGACAGCGGTTCCGTCAAGGAACAAATGATTCTGCAGACAAATAAGGAGAAAGATCCGAACAAAATGATCGGGTATATGGCACAATCGATACAAAAACTGCTTGATACTGCACGTGTTTCGGTCGAACAACTGGCCGGAATCGGTATTGGCGCGCCCGGTCCCTTAGATGTCAAAACAGGGGTGATTTCCTGCCCGCCAAATCTGCCGTCATGGGTAGATGTGCCAGTGGTGGAAGCGTTCAAGAGAAAATTTTCCGTGCCGATCGTGTTGGATAATGATGCGAACGCTGCTGCGCTTGCTGAAAAACGGTACGGGGAGGCGCAGGAGAATGAAAGCTTTGTCTATCTGACAATCAGTACGGGGATTGGTGCCGGTCTTTATTTAGACGGAAAACTTGTTTCCGGATCGCGGGGGAATGCCAGCGATATAGGCCATACCGTGATTGATCCGTCATATGGAACCTGCACGTGCGGCCCAAAAGGCTGTTTCGAATGGATTGCATCCGGTACAGCTATTGCACGGCGAGCATCCGAGTTAAGGGGCCCCCCCCCTTACAACCAAACAAGTCTTTGCTTTGTACAGTGCAGGAGATGCCAGGATTGTGCCATTTGTGGAACAAGTGTTTACATATATAGGAGTTGGATGTGTCACACCCATCAATCTGTTTGGTCCGGAGAGATTGTAATCGGCGGCGGGGTTTCGGAAGTGGGGGATCCTCTTTTTCTGCCGTACAGAATTATGCCAACCGCTTTCGGGCGTAAATTTGTATGCTCATAA